Proteins from a genomic interval of Desulfovibrio piger:
- a CDS encoding hydrogenase small subunit produces the protein MRIAVGLGKKGGEERLAQQGVSRRDFLKFCTAVAVTMGLGPSMATEVAAALTNRRASVVYLHCAECTGCSEALLRTCKPFLDTLILDTISLDYHETIMAAAGEAAEAALDQAISNPEGFICVVEGAIPTAMDGKYGYVGGHTMLDLCKRVLPKAKAVVTMGTCAAYGGVQAAKPNPTGSVGVNDCFARLGMDVKAINIPGCPPNPLNLVGTLVAFLQNKEIKLDDLGRPLMFYGQSVHDLCERRVHFEAGEFAPSFDSEEARKGWCLYDLGCKGPSTYNNCPKALFNETNWPVRAGHPCIGCSEPNFWDDLSPFYQN, from the coding sequence ATGCGTATTGCCGTTGGTCTGGGCAAAAAAGGTGGGGAGGAACGTCTGGCGCAACAGGGCGTCAGCCGTCGTGATTTTTTGAAATTCTGCACGGCCGTGGCCGTGACCATGGGCCTTGGGCCCAGCATGGCCACGGAAGTGGCCGCGGCGCTGACCAATCGCCGCGCCTCCGTGGTCTACCTGCACTGCGCTGAATGTACGGGCTGTTCCGAGGCCCTGCTGCGCACCTGCAAACCCTTCCTCGACACCCTGATCCTGGACACCATCTCCCTAGATTATCACGAAACCATCATGGCCGCCGCGGGCGAAGCCGCCGAGGCCGCGCTGGATCAGGCCATCAGCAATCCTGAAGGCTTCATCTGCGTGGTGGAAGGCGCCATCCCCACGGCCATGGACGGCAAGTACGGCTATGTGGGCGGCCACACCATGCTGGACCTGTGCAAGCGCGTGCTGCCCAAGGCCAAGGCCGTGGTCACCATGGGCACCTGTGCCGCTTACGGCGGCGTGCAGGCCGCCAAGCCCAATCCCACCGGCTCCGTGGGCGTCAATGACTGCTTCGCCAGGCTGGGCATGGACGTGAAGGCCATCAATATCCCGGGCTGCCCGCCCAATCCCCTGAATCTGGTGGGCACGCTGGTGGCCTTTTTGCAGAACAAGGAGATCAAGCTCGACGATCTGGGCCGTCCGCTCATGTTCTACGGCCAGTCCGTGCACGATCTGTGCGAGCGCCGCGTCCATTTCGAGGCGGGCGAGTTCGCGCCCTCCTTCGATTCCGAGGAAGCGCGCAAGGGCTGGTGTCTGTACGATCTGGGCTGCAAGGGCCCCAGCACCTACAACAACTGCCCCAAGGCCCTGTTCAACGAGACCAACTGGCCCGTGCGGGCCGGACATCCCTGCATCGGTTGCAGCGAGCCCAATTTCTGGGATGACCTGTCGCCTTTTTACCAGAACTAG
- a CDS encoding HyaD/HybD family hydrogenase maturation endopeptidase has protein sequence MSETVVAPRVLIMGVGNILLRDEGFGVAAVNHLEKNYYWPENVRLQEGATQGLLLMSELEECDLLVVLDVVLGGKEPGTVYLLENEDLSRSLSFQGSMHQTDLLQTLQVCELAGCRPQCLAFGLQPFDWRTMQVGLSPEAEAMLPVFAEKVVAELARRGIVARRKETA, from the coding sequence ATGAGCGAGACTGTGGTCGCTCCCCGCGTGCTGATCATGGGCGTGGGCAATATCCTGCTGCGTGACGAAGGCTTCGGCGTGGCCGCCGTGAACCATCTGGAAAAGAACTACTACTGGCCGGAGAACGTGCGCTTGCAGGAAGGTGCCACCCAGGGGCTTCTGCTCATGTCCGAACTGGAGGAGTGCGACCTGCTGGTGGTGCTGGACGTGGTGCTGGGCGGCAAGGAGCCGGGCACGGTCTATCTGCTGGAAAACGAGGATCTGAGCCGCAGCCTCAGCTTTCAGGGCTCCATGCACCAGACGGATCTGCTCCAGACCCTGCAGGTCTGCGAGCTGGCGGGGTGCCGTCCGCAATGCCTGGCCTTCGGCCTCCAGCCTTTTGACTGGCGCACCATGCAGGTGGGCCTTTCGCCCGAGGCCGAGGCCATGCTGCCGGTCTTTGCGGAAAAGGTGGTGGCCGAACTGGCCCGGCGCGGCATCGTGGCCCGCCGGAAAGAAACGGCCTGA
- the queD gene encoding 6-carboxytetrahydropterin synthase QueD: MSKKIWRLTVRDEISAGHALRHYEGKCERLHGHNFAVELTVEGDKLTENVELLLDFKVLKRALKEELAALDHQIINEVPPFDRLNPSSENISRHIFQNVARRLAADESACHVRVHSVSVSEKGAQTATYLELDD; encoded by the coding sequence ATGTCCAAGAAGATCTGGCGCCTTACGGTGCGTGACGAGATTTCCGCAGGCCATGCCCTGCGCCATTACGAAGGCAAGTGCGAACGTCTGCACGGCCACAATTTCGCCGTGGAACTGACCGTGGAAGGCGACAAACTCACCGAAAATGTGGAGCTGCTGCTGGACTTCAAGGTCCTCAAGCGCGCCCTCAAGGAAGAGCTGGCCGCCCTCGACCATCAGATCATCAATGAGGTGCCGCCCTTCGACCGCCTCAATCCCTCGTCGGAAAACATCTCCCGCCACATCTTCCAGAACGTGGCCCGCCGTCTGGCCGCCGATGAAAGCGCCTGTCATGTGCGCGTCCACAGCGTCAGCGTCAGCGAAAAGGGCGCGCAGACCGCCACCTATCTGGAACTGGACGACTAG
- a CDS encoding beta-ketoacyl-[acyl-carrier-protein] synthase family protein: protein MSVPERVVISGAGCCTALGHDLDSVARSLREGRDAFRASGALEGLSVCPAEDWGQDGARQQFEGWRHRHYLNRGSRMAVLSGLRALRDAGLEAGLPVRSQIIAAVGPMLDVTGEPGLPPQDTATLGALWLLRWLPNTAAGALARFARCHGEALTVNAACASALQALGEGWRRIRFGLADAVLVAAGDSRLSLGGLLGYHKARALSLCAPGTGPRPFDMGRDGFVPGEGGAAFVMESLSSAQARGAHVHAEILGYGASVDAESLTAPEARGTWAELAVRGALEEACLDAAELGWLSAHGTGTQLNDQAESLLWERLLGDVPGGPAVMAFKSWLGHGSSACGALELCCALAAWRDGRMSPVRHLERPCSPRLDFVREPRPFPSSRGLLENFGFGGQNAALAVDLRP, encoded by the coding sequence ATGTCCGTGCCTGAGCGGGTCGTCATCAGCGGTGCGGGCTGTTGCACGGCGCTGGGCCATGATCTGGACAGCGTGGCCCGCAGCCTGCGCGAGGGCCGTGATGCCTTCCGGGCCTCCGGCGCGCTGGAAGGGCTTTCCGTCTGCCCGGCGGAAGACTGGGGCCAGGACGGGGCCCGGCAGCAGTTCGAAGGCTGGCGGCATCGCCATTACCTGAACCGGGGCAGCCGGATGGCTGTCCTTTCGGGCCTGCGTGCCCTGCGTGATGCCGGGCTGGAGGCGGGCCTGCCCGTCCGTTCGCAGATCATCGCCGCCGTGGGCCCCATGCTGGACGTCACCGGTGAACCGGGCCTGCCGCCGCAGGACACCGCGACGCTGGGCGCGCTCTGGCTGCTGCGCTGGCTGCCCAATACCGCCGCCGGGGCTCTGGCCCGTTTTGCCCGCTGCCATGGCGAGGCCCTGACCGTCAACGCGGCCTGCGCCTCGGCCCTGCAGGCCCTGGGCGAAGGCTGGCGGCGCATACGCTTCGGTCTGGCCGATGCCGTACTGGTCGCGGCCGGGGACAGCCGCCTTTCGCTGGGCGGACTGCTGGGCTATCACAAGGCCCGTGCCCTCAGTCTTTGTGCGCCCGGTACGGGCCCGCGTCCCTTCGACATGGGCCGGGACGGCTTCGTGCCTGGTGAGGGCGGCGCGGCCTTCGTGATGGAGAGCCTGTCCTCGGCGCAGGCCAGGGGCGCCCATGTCCATGCGGAGATCCTGGGCTACGGGGCATCCGTGGATGCCGAGAGCCTGACCGCGCCCGAAGCACGGGGCACCTGGGCCGAGCTGGCCGTGCGGGGCGCTCTGGAAGAGGCGTGCCTCGATGCCGCCGAACTGGGCTGGCTTTCGGCCCACGGCACGGGAACGCAGCTCAACGATCAGGCCGAGAGCCTGCTGTGGGAGCGCCTGCTGGGCGATGTGCCCGGCGGCCCGGCCGTCATGGCCTTCAAATCCTGGCTGGGGCACGGTTCCTCGGCCTGCGGGGCGCTGGAGCTGTGCTGTGCGCTGGCCGCCTGGCGTGACGGCAGGATGTCGCCCGTGCGCCATCTGGAACGGCCCTGTTCCCCCCGTCTCGACTTCGTGCGGGAGCCCCGCCCCTTCCCGTCCTCCCGCGGCCTGCTGGAGAATTTCGGCTTCGGTGGCCAGAACGCCGCCCTTGCCGTGGATCTGCGTCCATGA
- a CDS encoding type III secretion system chaperone, with translation MNPAFSSLLAALARELDLPGIETRDGDSSCLLGIDDFEVSLRCLSTDQVMIFTVVAPLPARKRDELYAALLDANTFFHQTQGFTLAAREDTGVTLQGTLPLAALTDTNVGTWVSNFVNVAEHWQERCLACDDAAADAPEAPAVDPALMGGMLRI, from the coding sequence ATGAACCCCGCTTTTTCTTCCCTGCTGGCCGCCCTGGCCCGTGAACTGGATCTGCCCGGCATCGAGACCCGCGACGGCGATTCCTCCTGCCTGCTGGGCATCGATGACTTCGAGGTCAGCCTGCGCTGCCTCTCTACGGACCAGGTCATGATCTTCACCGTGGTGGCCCCCCTGCCCGCGCGCAAACGTGACGAGCTGTATGCCGCGCTGCTGGACGCCAACACCTTCTTCCACCAGACCCAGGGCTTCACCTTGGCCGCCCGCGAGGATACGGGCGTGACCCTGCAGGGCACGCTGCCCCTGGCCGCGCTCACCGATACCAATGTGGGCACCTGGGTGAGCAATTTCGTCAACGTGGCCGAGCACTGGCAGGAACGCTGCCTGGCCTGTGACGACGCCGCTGCCGACGCCCCGGAAGCGCCCGCCGTGGATCCGGCCCTGATGGGCGGCATGCTGCGCATCTAG
- the yedF gene encoding sulfurtransferase-like selenium metabolism protein YedF — MKTLDCRGLACPQPVIRTRDALEQGRPQELLVLVDNAAASENVSHFLRRSGFEVSVNQPENALWEVHGLSSATQVEAPEQAPAAAPAADTESRKTLVLITTDTLGRGDDELGARLMENFLASLPELGASLWRIVLLNGGVKLAATEGKCLDTLKQLESNGVSILVCGTCLNFFNLLEAKQVGETTNMMDVVTSLSLADKVIRP, encoded by the coding sequence ATGAAAACCCTGGATTGTCGGGGCCTTGCCTGCCCCCAGCCTGTGATACGCACCCGCGACGCCCTGGAACAGGGACGGCCACAGGAGCTGCTCGTCCTGGTGGACAACGCTGCCGCCAGCGAGAACGTGAGCCACTTTTTGCGCCGCAGCGGCTTTGAAGTCAGCGTCAACCAGCCCGAAAACGCCCTGTGGGAAGTGCACGGCCTGAGCAGCGCCACACAGGTGGAAGCCCCGGAACAGGCCCCGGCCGCCGCTCCGGCAGCGGACACGGAAAGCCGCAAGACCCTGGTCCTCATCACCACCGATACCCTGGGCCGCGGCGATGACGAACTGGGCGCCCGCCTGATGGAAAACTTCCTGGCCAGCCTGCCCGAACTGGGGGCCTCCCTGTGGCGCATCGTACTGCTCAACGGCGGCGTCAAGCTGGCGGCCACGGAGGGCAAATGCCTGGATACCCTGAAGCAGCTGGAAAGCAACGGCGTCAGCATCCTTGTCTGCGGGACCTGCCTGAACTTCTTCAACCTGCTGGAAGCCAAGCAGGTGGGCGAGACCACCAACATGATGGACGTGGTGACCAGCCTTTCCCTGGCCGACAAGGTCATCCGGCCCTGA
- a CDS encoding nickel-dependent hydrogenase large subunit: protein MSQVMKTPQSNFSGPIVVDPLTRIEGHLRIEVEVENGRIKDARSCGTLYRGLEVILKGRDPRDAQHFTQRTCGVCTYTHALASTRALEDAMGLTLPANATYIRNLVLGLLFMHDHMVHFYHLHALDFVDVTAALKADPAKAAALASSISPRKATADDFKAVQARLKAFVDSGQLGPFTNAYFLGGHPAYYLDPEANLVATAHYLEALRVQVSAAKAMAVFGAKNPHPQFLIPGGVTCYESLTPERIKEFRDLYLQARKFIEEVYIPDLLLVAGAYKDWAALGCGCCNFMAFGEFPEVGGERDITKRWLKPGVLLDGKLDTVHPFDAGKIAEHVRHSWYEGEEARAPYDGETKPAFTRMGDTDRYSWLKAPRYDGLAMETGPLAQMLVAYAQGHEAVKPAVDKVLSALGVGPEALFSTLGRTAARGVETLVIAQQVEKWLAEYEANIAGGDKKIAMECSVPREGRGVGFVNAPRGGLSHWLRIEDGKIGNFQLVVPTTWNLGPRDAKHVLSAAEQALVGTPVADPKRPVEILRTIHSFDPCIACAVHVIDGETNQVHEFKVL from the coding sequence ATGAGCCAAGTTATGAAAACGCCCCAGAGCAATTTCTCCGGCCCCATTGTCGTTGACCCGCTGACCCGTATCGAAGGCCACCTGCGCATCGAGGTGGAAGTGGAAAACGGCCGCATCAAGGATGCCCGCAGCTGCGGCACCCTGTATCGCGGTCTGGAAGTGATCCTCAAGGGACGCGACCCCCGCGATGCCCAGCACTTCACCCAGCGCACCTGCGGCGTGTGTACCTACACCCACGCCCTGGCCTCCACCCGCGCCCTGGAAGACGCCATGGGCCTGACCCTGCCCGCCAATGCCACCTATATCCGCAATCTGGTGCTGGGCCTGCTGTTCATGCACGACCACATGGTGCACTTCTACCACCTGCACGCCCTGGACTTCGTGGACGTGACCGCCGCCCTCAAGGCCGATCCGGCCAAGGCCGCGGCGCTGGCCTCGTCCATCTCGCCCCGCAAGGCCACGGCCGATGACTTCAAGGCCGTGCAGGCCCGCCTGAAGGCCTTTGTGGACAGCGGCCAGCTGGGGCCCTTCACCAACGCCTATTTCCTGGGCGGGCATCCGGCCTATTATCTTGATCCCGAAGCCAACCTCGTGGCCACGGCCCACTATCTGGAAGCCCTGCGCGTGCAGGTCAGCGCCGCCAAGGCCATGGCCGTGTTCGGCGCCAAGAACCCGCATCCCCAGTTCCTCATCCCCGGCGGCGTGACCTGTTATGAATCCCTGACGCCCGAGCGCATCAAGGAATTCCGCGACCTGTACCTGCAGGCCCGCAAATTCATCGAAGAAGTCTACATCCCCGACCTGCTGCTGGTGGCCGGTGCCTACAAGGACTGGGCCGCGCTGGGCTGCGGTTGCTGCAACTTCATGGCCTTTGGTGAATTCCCCGAAGTGGGCGGCGAGCGCGATATCACCAAACGCTGGCTCAAGCCCGGCGTGCTGCTGGACGGCAAGCTGGATACCGTGCATCCCTTCGATGCCGGCAAGATCGCCGAGCATGTGCGCCACAGCTGGTACGAAGGCGAAGAGGCCCGCGCCCCCTACGACGGCGAGACCAAGCCCGCCTTTACCCGCATGGGCGATACGGACCGCTATTCCTGGCTCAAGGCGCCGCGCTATGACGGCCTGGCCATGGAGACCGGCCCGCTGGCCCAGATGCTGGTGGCCTATGCCCAGGGCCATGAAGCCGTGAAGCCCGCGGTGGACAAGGTGCTGTCCGCCCTGGGCGTGGGGCCGGAAGCCCTGTTCTCCACCCTGGGCCGCACCGCCGCCCGCGGCGTCGAGACCCTGGTCATCGCCCAGCAGGTGGAAAAGTGGCTGGCCGAATACGAAGCCAACATCGCCGGCGGCGACAAGAAGATCGCCATGGAATGCAGCGTGCCCAGGGAAGGGCGCGGCGTGGGCTTCGTCAATGCCCCGCGCGGCGGCCTGTCGCACTGGCTGCGCATCGAAGACGGCAAGATCGGCAACTTCCAGCTGGTGGTGCCCACCACCTGGAACCTGGGGCCCCGGGACGCCAAGCATGTGCTGAGCGCCGCCGAACAGGCCCTGGTGGGCACGCCCGTGGCCGATCCCAAGCGGCCTGTGGAGATCCTGCGCACCATCCATTCCTTCGACCCCTGCATCGCCTGCGCCGTGCATGTCATCGACGGCGAGACCAATCAGGTGCACGAGTTCAAGGTCCTGTAA
- the dnaE gene encoding DNA polymerase III subunit alpha — protein sequence MSDFVHLHCHTEYSLLDGAIRVKDLCSRAKDFGMPACAITDHGNLFGAAKFFLTCKDFGIKPIIGCEVYVCHDHLDKTSELARKRNHLILLSENIEGYHNLVKLVSRSYLEGFHYKPRVDKAMLRQYSEGLICLSACIAGEIPRALNAGDMDGAIALAREYADIYPDRFYLELQSNSLPEQEIANKGLLEIADHLKLPIVATNDCHYLNADDADAHEVLLCIQTQTTMDDPKRMRFGTHDLYYKSGEEMEAVFGHLPQSLSNTAEIAERCNVELDMGHHYFPVYKLPEGASLDSEFRRLAEEGLERRLEKHPNRANIDPQAYRDRLQYELKVILDMGFPGYFLIVQEFINWAKDHGIPVGPGRGSAAGSLVAWSLRITNLDPLPYNLLFERFLNAERVSLPDIDVDFCERRRTEVIQHMVDTYGKDSVAQITTFGTMKAKGVVRDVGRALGMSFAETDRIAKLVPDDLKMTINKALEAEPDLQNLYDTDPQVKKLLDTARRLEGLSRHASTHAAGLVVSPRPMDEFLPLYTGKRGELVTQFDGPMTEKSGLVKFDFLGLKTMTLIQDTLDNITLQGKTPPDLDNLPLTDAATYDLYARGDTDGIFQVESSGMRQYLRMLKPSCFEDVIAMLALYRPGPLGSGMVDEFIKRKHGQVPVVYPHESLSDCLRDTYGVIVYQEQVMQIAQIIASYTLGGADLLRRAMGKKKPEAMAKERVKFVEGAQKNGVDKAKADEIFDLMEKFAEYGFNKSHSAAYAQISYFTAYLKVHHTVEFMAALLTSEMSNQEKLLKYISCCKDMGIDVVQPSVNASQRSFSAREGKVVFGLGGIKNVGDSAITEIMDARKDGEYVSLFDMCCRVDLRKVTKRVLEALIKGGACDCFGVSRAALLAALDTVVTRAQKKAKEKNSNQISLLAMAPQVEAKPQPGIGFDCPESGIPEMDEDQRLKNEKEALGFFLTSHPLQPFSREMRRLRLTTLEDARDLYPKAELSTAVLVVSLKEVITKSKGERMAFVGVEDLTGHAEVTFFPRAYAEARELLKSEQPLCLRATVDSQVDESRDSDEDGEETSREVKLLGQSVTLLSEACGQSDTPICVQIPAHRLGEEDILALKAILEAHPGNVEAEAMVLLDGVRCHLTLGPQFRVSPGPELDRALAAWAG from the coding sequence ATGTCCGATTTCGTGCATCTGCACTGCCACACCGAATACAGCCTTCTTGACGGCGCCATCCGCGTCAAGGATCTCTGCTCCCGTGCCAAGGATTTCGGCATGCCCGCCTGCGCCATCACCGACCACGGCAACCTGTTCGGCGCGGCCAAATTCTTCCTGACCTGCAAGGACTTCGGCATCAAGCCCATCATCGGCTGCGAGGTCTACGTCTGCCACGACCATCTGGACAAGACCTCCGAGCTGGCCCGCAAGCGCAACCACCTGATCCTGCTCTCGGAAAACATCGAGGGCTATCACAACCTGGTCAAGCTGGTGAGCCGCAGCTACCTGGAGGGCTTCCACTACAAGCCGCGCGTGGACAAGGCCATGCTGCGCCAGTATTCCGAAGGCCTCATCTGCCTTTCGGCCTGCATCGCGGGCGAGATACCGCGCGCCCTCAACGCCGGTGACATGGACGGCGCCATCGCCCTGGCCCGCGAATACGCCGACATCTACCCGGACCGCTTCTATCTGGAGCTGCAGTCCAACAGCCTGCCCGAGCAGGAGATCGCCAACAAGGGCCTGCTGGAGATCGCCGACCATCTCAAGCTGCCCATCGTGGCCACCAACGACTGCCACTACCTCAACGCCGACGACGCCGACGCCCATGAGGTGCTGCTCTGCATCCAGACCCAGACCACCATGGACGACCCCAAGCGCATGCGCTTCGGCACCCATGACCTCTACTACAAGTCCGGCGAGGAGATGGAGGCCGTATTCGGCCATCTGCCCCAGTCCCTGAGCAATACGGCCGAGATCGCCGAGCGCTGCAACGTGGAACTGGACATGGGCCACCATTATTTCCCGGTCTACAAGCTGCCCGAAGGGGCCAGCCTGGATTCCGAGTTCCGCCGTCTGGCCGAGGAGGGTCTGGAACGCCGCCTGGAGAAGCACCCCAACCGCGCCAACATCGACCCGCAGGCCTACCGCGACCGTTTGCAGTACGAGCTCAAGGTCATCCTCGATATGGGCTTCCCCGGCTACTTCCTCATCGTGCAGGAGTTCATCAACTGGGCCAAGGACCACGGCATCCCCGTGGGCCCGGGCCGCGGTTCGGCCGCCGGTTCGCTGGTGGCCTGGTCGCTGCGCATCACCAACCTGGACCCCCTGCCCTACAATCTGCTCTTCGAGCGCTTCCTCAACGCCGAACGCGTCTCCCTGCCCGATATCGACGTGGACTTCTGCGAACGCCGCCGTACCGAGGTCATCCAGCATATGGTGGATACCTACGGCAAGGACAGCGTGGCCCAGATCACCACCTTCGGTACCATGAAGGCCAAGGGCGTTGTGCGTGACGTGGGCCGCGCCCTGGGCATGAGCTTTGCCGAGACCGACCGCATCGCCAAGCTGGTGCCCGACGACCTGAAAATGACCATCAACAAGGCCCTGGAAGCCGAGCCCGACCTCCAGAACCTGTACGATACCGACCCGCAGGTCAAAAAGCTGCTGGATACGGCCCGCCGTCTGGAGGGCCTGTCGCGCCACGCCTCCACCCACGCCGCCGGTCTGGTGGTCTCGCCCCGGCCCATGGACGAGTTCCTGCCCCTCTACACCGGCAAACGCGGCGAACTCGTGACCCAGTTCGACGGCCCCATGACCGAAAAATCCGGTCTGGTGAAGTTCGACTTCCTGGGCCTCAAGACCATGACCCTCATCCAGGACACCCTGGACAACATCACTCTGCAGGGCAAGACGCCGCCCGATCTGGACAACCTGCCCCTCACCGACGCCGCCACCTACGACCTTTACGCCCGCGGCGACACCGACGGCATCTTCCAGGTGGAAAGCTCGGGCATGCGCCAGTACCTGCGCATGCTCAAGCCCTCGTGCTTCGAGGACGTCATCGCCATGCTGGCCCTGTACCGTCCCGGCCCGCTGGGCTCCGGCATGGTGGACGAATTCATCAAGCGCAAGCACGGGCAGGTGCCTGTGGTCTATCCGCACGAGTCCCTCAGCGACTGCCTGCGCGATACCTACGGCGTCATCGTCTATCAGGAACAGGTCATGCAGATCGCCCAGATCATCGCCAGCTACACCCTGGGCGGCGCTGACCTGCTGCGCCGCGCCATGGGCAAGAAAAAACCCGAAGCCATGGCCAAGGAACGCGTCAAGTTCGTGGAGGGCGCGCAGAAGAACGGCGTGGACAAGGCCAAGGCCGACGAGATCTTCGACTTGATGGAAAAGTTTGCGGAATACGGCTTCAACAAGTCGCACTCCGCCGCCTATGCCCAGATCTCCTACTTCACGGCCTACCTCAAGGTACACCATACCGTGGAGTTCATGGCCGCCCTGCTCACCTCGGAAATGAGCAACCAGGAAAAGCTGCTCAAGTACATCTCCTGCTGCAAGGACATGGGCATCGACGTGGTGCAGCCCTCGGTCAATGCCAGCCAGCGCTCCTTCTCGGCCCGCGAGGGCAAGGTCGTCTTCGGTCTGGGCGGCATCAAGAACGTGGGCGACAGCGCCATCACCGAGATCATGGACGCCCGCAAGGACGGCGAGTACGTCTCCCTCTTCGACATGTGCTGCCGCGTGGACCTGCGCAAGGTCACCAAGCGCGTGCTCGAAGCCCTCATCAAGGGCGGCGCCTGCGACTGCTTCGGCGTCTCGCGCGCGGCCCTGCTGGCCGCCCTGGACACGGTGGTCACCCGCGCCCAGAAAAAAGCCAAGGAAAAGAATTCCAACCAGATCTCCCTGCTGGCCATGGCCCCGCAGGTGGAAGCCAAGCCCCAGCCCGGTATCGGCTTCGACTGCCCCGAGTCCGGCATCCCCGAGATGGACGAGGACCAGCGCCTCAAGAACGAAAAAGAGGCCCTGGGCTTCTTCCTCACCAGCCACCCCCTCCAGCCCTTCAGCCGCGAGATGCGCCGCCTGCGCCTGACCACGCTGGAAGACGCCCGCGACCTCTACCCCAAGGCCGAACTGAGTACCGCCGTGCTGGTGGTCAGCCTCAAGGAGGTCATCACCAAGTCCAAGGGCGAGCGCATGGCCTTCGTGGGCGTGGAAGACCTTACCGGCCATGCCGAGGTCACCTTCTTCCCCCGCGCCTATGCCGAGGCCCGCGAGCTGCTCAAGAGCGAACAGCCCCTTTGCCTGCGGGCCACGGTGGACAGTCAGGTGGACGAGAGCCGCGACAGCGACGAGGACGGCGAAGAGACCAGCCGCGAGGTCAAGCTGCTGGGCCAGAGCGTGACCCTGCTTTCCGAGGCCTGCGGCCAGAGCGATACGCCCATCTGCGTGCAGATACCGGCCCACCGCCTGGGCGAGGAGGACATCCTGGCACTCAAGGCCATCCTGGAGGCCCATCCCGGCAATGTGGAGGCCGAAGCCATGGTCCTGCTGGACGGCGTGCGCTGCCACCTTACGCTGGGGCCGCAGTTCCGCGTCAGCCCCGGCCCCGAACTGGACAGGGCCCTGGCCGCCTGGGCCGGGTAA
- a CDS encoding aminotransferase class I/II-fold pyridoxal phosphate-dependent enzyme, with amino-acid sequence MSVPQRRSLYDCLNDRLRADARLGLARDSAAMAGGAAGPLLYRDGREYISFMSNDGLGLAADAHWQARVAACFAAHAPSASASRLAGGRSDVVDQACRAVADYFGFAECLFLPSGYQANLACVTTLLQQGQEAFVDRRCHASVMRALPLAGARIRAWNHLDYDHLERLLSSLPPDAPQPVVMAESLYSMDGAALDLERMAALRRRYGFFLCVDEAHALGALGPGGRGLCAAQALRDGDRAPADLVVGTLGKSLGLWGAFLLLPRGFTPLFEHLASAIMHSTALPPAYAACMLALVEELPRLEERRRTLAARVAFFRQALTERGLPVMGDAHILSVPVGDEARCRRLAARLAESGVLVLGARWPTVPRGQALLRFVLTARHTEELLARTAAVLSGLWEGQR; translated from the coding sequence ATGTCTGTCCCACAACGCCGAAGCCTTTATGACTGTCTGAATGACCGCCTGCGCGCCGATGCCCGTCTGGGCCTTGCCCGCGACAGCGCCGCCATGGCCGGGGGAGCCGCCGGGCCGCTGCTGTACCGGGACGGCCGGGAGTACATCTCCTTCATGAGCAACGACGGTCTGGGCCTTGCCGCCGATGCGCACTGGCAGGCGCGGGTGGCTGCCTGTTTTGCCGCCCATGCGCCGTCGGCGTCGGCCTCGCGTCTGGCCGGGGGCCGCAGCGATGTGGTGGACCAGGCCTGCCGGGCCGTGGCCGACTACTTCGGTTTTGCGGAATGTCTGTTCCTGCCCAGCGGTTATCAGGCCAATCTGGCCTGTGTGACCACCCTGCTCCAGCAGGGGCAGGAGGCCTTTGTGGACAGGCGCTGTCACGCCAGCGTCATGCGGGCCCTGCCGCTGGCCGGGGCGCGCATCCGGGCCTGGAACCATCTGGACTATGACCATCTGGAGCGCCTGCTGTCCTCCCTGCCGCCGGACGCGCCGCAGCCCGTGGTCATGGCCGAGTCCCTGTACAGCATGGACGGCGCGGCCCTCGATCTGGAACGCATGGCGGCCCTGCGGCGTCGGTACGGATTTTTCCTCTGTGTGGACGAAGCCCATGCGCTGGGGGCCCTGGGTCCCGGCGGACGCGGCCTGTGCGCGGCGCAGGCCCTGCGGGATGGTGACCGGGCCCCGGCCGATCTGGTGGTGGGTACGTTGGGCAAATCGCTGGGCCTGTGGGGCGCGTTCCTGCTGCTGCCCCGGGGCTTCACGCCCCTGTTCGAGCATTTGGCCTCGGCCATCATGCACAGCACGGCCCTGCCGCCCGCCTATGCGGCCTGCATGCTGGCGCTGGTGGAGGAGCTGCCGCGCCTTGAGGAGCGACGGCGTACGCTGGCCGCGCGTGTGGCCTTTTTCCGTCAGGCCCTGACGGAACGGGGGCTGCCGGTCATGGGCGATGCGCACATCTTGTCCGTGCCCGTGGGCGATGAGGCGCGCTGCCGCCGTCTGGCCGCCCGTCTGGCCGAGAGCGGGGTGCTGGTGCTGGGGGCCCGCTGGCCCACCGTACCGCGCGGGCAGGCCCTGCTGCGTTTCGTCCTCACCGCCCGCCATACGGAAGAATTGCTGGCCCGCACGGCTGCAGTGCTGTCCGGGCTGTGGGAAGGCCAGAGATAG